CTGCGGGGTTGTTCCAGTACCCGGACATCACGACGTCACCGCGGCAGACGATCTCGCCGATCTCGCCCACCCCGGCGGGGTTCCCGTCGGCGTCGAGCACCGCGACCTCCACACCGGAACGCGCATAGCCGACCGAGCCGAGCACCGCGTCATCGGCGTCCAGATGGTCCCGCCGGCGCAGGCCCGTGATGGTCATCGGGGCCTCGCCCTGCCCGTAGAGCTGGACGAAGATCGGCCCGAACGCGGCCATCGCCTTCTTCAGGCTGTCGACGTACATCGGTCCGCCGCCGTACACCACGGTGGTGAGGTTCTGCGGTCGCGGCCGGCCGGTGGCGACCAGGCGGGCCACCATGGTGGGGGCCAGGAAGCCGCTGGTGCGGGGATGATGGTCGCACAGATCGAGGAACTCCTCGGGATCGAACCCGGACGAGGTGGGGATGACCTGCCGGGCCCCGCGCAGGACGTAGGGGGCGATGTAGAGACCGGAACCGTGCGACATCGGCGCGCCGTGCACGAGGCTGGAATTCTCGTCCGGCGAATCGAAATCGGCGAGGTGCGACACCGTCATCGCCATCAGGTTGCGGTGCGAGAGCATCGCGCCCTTGGACTTACCGGTGGTGCCGCTGGTGTAGAACAACCAGGCCAGCGCGCCGGGGTCGGTGTCGGCCGGCCGCGTAGCGGCGCTGGACAACCGGGTCACGTACTCGGGGGAATCGATGACCTCGACGGGCACATCGGTGGCGTCGGTGAGCGCAGGCGCGATCTTCGGTGACGCGAACACCACTGCGGCACCGGAATCTTCGAGGATCTGCGCCATCTCACGCGGATGCAGCTTGAAATTGATGGGTACGACGGCACATCC
This region of Mycolicibacterium diernhoferi genomic DNA includes:
- a CDS encoding acyl-CoA synthetase, with product MNLFAVLDQAATRFGDRGAVFRGTEQLHTFGELRDRTLRLATSLSDDRDTGARIAIASENRPEIIELMFAVWAAGCAVVPINFKLHPREMAQILEDSGAAVVFASPKIAPALTDATDVPVEVIDSPEYVTRLSSAATRPADTDPGALAWLFYTSGTTGKSKGAMLSHRNLMAMTVSHLADFDSPDENSSLVHGAPMSHGSGLYIAPYVLRGARQVIPTSSGFDPEEFLDLCDHHPRTSGFLAPTMVARLVATGRPRPQNLTTVVYGGGPMYVDSLKKAMAAFGPIFVQLYGQGEAPMTITGLRRRDHLDADDAVLGSVGYARSGVEVAVLDADGNPAGVGEIGEIVCRGDVVMSGYWNNPAATEATLAGGWLHTGDMGSFDAHGYLTLRDRSKDVVISGGSNIYPREVEEVLVEHAGVEEACVVGAPDQEWGEVVVAFIVGTATEADLDAHLLERIARFKRPKRYIYVDELPKNSYGKVLKRELRDRVPE